The Euphorbia lathyris chromosome 2, ddEupLath1.1, whole genome shotgun sequence genome includes a window with the following:
- the LOC136218953 gene encoding calcium-binding protein KRP1-like, whose product MASSGSNKSSQSSNNFHDYLPVMADKLGGEGLIGELCNGFNVLMDGEKGVITFESLKRNSAVLGLQDLGDDDLRSMIKEGDFDGDGALNQMEFCVLMFRLSPELMEESTFLLEEALLEELKNSSY is encoded by the coding sequence ATGGCATCCTCTGGATCAAACAAGAGTAGTCAATCTTCCAATAACTTCCATGATTACTTGCCTGTCATGGCCGACAAGCTCGGCGGAGAAGGTTTAATCGGAGAATTGTGTAATGGATTCAATGTATTGATGGACGGAGAAAAGGGAGTCATCACTTTTGAAAGTCTGAAGAGGAATTCAGCTGTGTTGGGTTTGCAAGATTTGGGCGATGATGATTTAAGGTCTATGATTAAAGAAGGGGATTTTGATGGCGATGGTGCTCTTAATCAGATGGAGTTTTGCGTTTTGATGTTCAGATTGAGCCCAGAATTAATGGAAGAGTCTACGTTTTTGTTAGAAGAAGCTCTTTTAGAGGAGTTGAAAAATTCTTCTTATTGA
- the LOC136218951 gene encoding G-type lectin S-receptor-like serine/threonine-protein kinase At4g27290 isoform X1 has product MSPFGFSQGCQIPLNCTDSGDILLGDFNVQKITQDSIWVYVPAACDRPIESLRQLYGKNFAPSLQNLFLLVNCSYSSLSDCPILEPKISSLLSSEPCKYTTKNGIGCLSDGFKRVHELLDYAKENGTDCQNFLSSLIVKHDVPASEMVKLAWWLEGSCQCSVNAHCIFLSLPNGHTGYQCRCNKGFQGEGYLGSLPCEEERFVKMIAIAVMVAGVLLLGLSVASFVLCKRVKFQRNKKKVKIDNSQDDALELPLFDLATLVNATSNFSESNKIGEGGFGPVYKGILEEGQEIAVKRLSKSSRQGLKEFMNEVILIVKLQHRNLVKLLGCCIEADEKMLIYEFMPNKSLDGFLFDSTQNKLLDWAKRMNIINGVARGLIYLHQDSILRIIHRDLKASNVLLDKDLNPKISDFGMARCFGGNETQANTDKVVGTNGYMSPEYISYGIYSGKSDVFSFGVLVLEIICGMSNRGFCNKHNHLNLLGHAYILYNEGRHMELMDASLKESVNPSELLRLVHVSLLCVQQSPEDRPSMSCAVLMLSGENTLPRPKQPGFYIKKDSVEHKSSSNSDNKKCSTNQLTLSPLRAR; this is encoded by the exons ATGTCTCCATTTGGATTTTCTCAAGGCTGCCAAATCCCACTTAACTGCACTGATTCTGGAGATATCCTCCTTGGAGATTTTAATGTGCAAAAAATAACTCAAGACAGCATCTGGGTCTATGTTCCTGCTGCTTGTGACCGTCCAATTGAATCCCTAAGGCAACTCTATGGAAAAAACTTTGCACCAAGTTTGCAAAATCTTTTCCTTCTTGTAAACTGCAGTTATTCCTCTCTCTCTGATTGCCCCATCTTGGAACCAAAGATAAGTAGTTTGCTAAGctctgagccttgcaaatatacAACGAAAAATGGCATCGGTTGCTTATCAGATGGATTCAAGAGGGTGCATGAATTGCTGGATTATGCCAAAGAAAATGGAACAGATTGTCAAAATTTTCTTTCTAGCCTCATTGTCAAGCATGATGTGCCGGCAAGTGAGATGGTTAAGTTAGCATGGTGGTTAGAAGGGTCATGTCAATGTTCAGTCAATGCTCATTGCATATTCTTGTCTCTCCCCAATGGACATACCGGATACCAATGTCGATGCAATAAAGGATTTCAGGGGGAAGGTTATCTAGGGAGCCTACCTTGTGAAGAAG AAAGGTTTGTGAAGATGATTGCCATTGCTGTGATGGTTGCTGGAGTGCTGCTCCTAGGCCTGTCTGTGGCTTCATTTGTATTATGTAAAAGAG TGAAGTTccagagaaataaaaaaaaggttaagATAGACAATAGCCAAGATGATGCTTTAGAGTTGCCATTATTTGACTTGGCTACACTAGTTAATGCAACAAGTAATTTCTCAGAGAGCAATAAGATTGGTGAAGGTGGATTTGGACCTGTCTATAAG GGAATATTGGAGGAAGGGCAAGAAATAGCAGTGAAGAGGCTCTCAAAGAGTTCTAGACAAGGGCTTAAAGAGTTCATGAATGAAGTTATCCTAATTGTCAAACTTCAACATCGAAATCTAGTAAAGCTTCTAGGATGTTGCATTGAAGCAGATGAGAAGATGCTCATCTATGAATTCATGCCCAACAAAAGCTTGGATGGCTTCCTCTTTG ATTCAACACAGAACAAGTTACTTGATTGGGCTAAGCgcatgaacataattaatggtGTTGCTCGGGGGCTTATTTATTTACATCAAGACTCAATATTGCGAATTATCCATAGAGATCTGAAAGCTAGCAATGTTTTACTAGATAAGGATTTGAACCCCAAGATATCAGATTTTGGTATGGCTAGATGCTTTGGAGGAAATGAAACCCAAGCAAACACAGACAAAGTAGTAGGAACGAA TGGTTACATGTCCCCGGAATACATAAGCTATGGGATCTACTCTGGAAAATCCGATGTGTTTAGCTTCGGTGTTCTTGTTCTTGAGATCATATGTGGGATGAGTAACAGAGGATTCTGCAATAAACACAACCACCTCAACCTTCTTGGGCAT GCATATATCCTTTATAATGAAGGAAGACATATGGAATTGATGGATGCATCATTGAAAGAGTCAGTGAATCCATCTGAATTATTAAGATTAGTTCATGTTAGTCTGTTATGTGTACAACAAAGTCCAGAAGACAGACCAagtatgtcttgtgctgttttgATGCTAAGTGGAGAGAATACATTGCCTCGTCCTAAGCAGCCTGGATTTTACATTAAAAAGGATTCCGTTGAACATAAATCTTCATCCAATAGTGACAATAAAAAGTGTTCAACCAATCAGCTCACGTTGTCTCCATTAAGAGCTCGGTAG
- the LOC136218951 gene encoding G-type lectin S-receptor-like serine/threonine-protein kinase At4g27290 isoform X2 → MSPFGFSQGCQIPLNCTDSGDILLGDFNVQKITQDSIWVYVPAACDRPIESLRQLYGKNFAPSLQNLFLLVNCSYSSLSDCPILEPKISSLLSSEPCKYTTKNGIGCLSDGFKRVHELLDYAKENGTDCQNFLSSLIVKHDVPASEMVKLAWWLEGSCQCSVNAHCIFLSLPNGHTGYQCRCNKGFQGEGYLGSLPCEEERFVKMIAIAVMVAGVLLLGLSVASFVLCKRVKFQRNKKKVKIDNSQDDALELPLFDLATLVNATSNFSESNKIGEGGFGPVYKGILEEGQEIAVKRLSKSSRQGLKEFMNEVILIVKLQHRNLVKLLGCCIEADEKMLIYEFMPNKSLDGFLFDSTQNKLLDWAKRMNIINGVARGLIYLHQDSILRIIHRDLKASNVLLDKDLNPKISDFGMARCFGGNETQANTDKVVGTNGYMSPEYISYGIYSGKSDVFSFGVLVLEIICGMSNRGFCNKHNHLNLLGHCLKLV, encoded by the exons ATGTCTCCATTTGGATTTTCTCAAGGCTGCCAAATCCCACTTAACTGCACTGATTCTGGAGATATCCTCCTTGGAGATTTTAATGTGCAAAAAATAACTCAAGACAGCATCTGGGTCTATGTTCCTGCTGCTTGTGACCGTCCAATTGAATCCCTAAGGCAACTCTATGGAAAAAACTTTGCACCAAGTTTGCAAAATCTTTTCCTTCTTGTAAACTGCAGTTATTCCTCTCTCTCTGATTGCCCCATCTTGGAACCAAAGATAAGTAGTTTGCTAAGctctgagccttgcaaatatacAACGAAAAATGGCATCGGTTGCTTATCAGATGGATTCAAGAGGGTGCATGAATTGCTGGATTATGCCAAAGAAAATGGAACAGATTGTCAAAATTTTCTTTCTAGCCTCATTGTCAAGCATGATGTGCCGGCAAGTGAGATGGTTAAGTTAGCATGGTGGTTAGAAGGGTCATGTCAATGTTCAGTCAATGCTCATTGCATATTCTTGTCTCTCCCCAATGGACATACCGGATACCAATGTCGATGCAATAAAGGATTTCAGGGGGAAGGTTATCTAGGGAGCCTACCTTGTGAAGAAG AAAGGTTTGTGAAGATGATTGCCATTGCTGTGATGGTTGCTGGAGTGCTGCTCCTAGGCCTGTCTGTGGCTTCATTTGTATTATGTAAAAGAG TGAAGTTccagagaaataaaaaaaaggttaagATAGACAATAGCCAAGATGATGCTTTAGAGTTGCCATTATTTGACTTGGCTACACTAGTTAATGCAACAAGTAATTTCTCAGAGAGCAATAAGATTGGTGAAGGTGGATTTGGACCTGTCTATAAG GGAATATTGGAGGAAGGGCAAGAAATAGCAGTGAAGAGGCTCTCAAAGAGTTCTAGACAAGGGCTTAAAGAGTTCATGAATGAAGTTATCCTAATTGTCAAACTTCAACATCGAAATCTAGTAAAGCTTCTAGGATGTTGCATTGAAGCAGATGAGAAGATGCTCATCTATGAATTCATGCCCAACAAAAGCTTGGATGGCTTCCTCTTTG ATTCAACACAGAACAAGTTACTTGATTGGGCTAAGCgcatgaacataattaatggtGTTGCTCGGGGGCTTATTTATTTACATCAAGACTCAATATTGCGAATTATCCATAGAGATCTGAAAGCTAGCAATGTTTTACTAGATAAGGATTTGAACCCCAAGATATCAGATTTTGGTATGGCTAGATGCTTTGGAGGAAATGAAACCCAAGCAAACACAGACAAAGTAGTAGGAACGAA TGGTTACATGTCCCCGGAATACATAAGCTATGGGATCTACTCTGGAAAATCCGATGTGTTTAGCTTCGGTGTTCTTGTTCTTGAGATCATATGTGGGATGAGTAACAGAGGATTCTGCAATAAACACAACCACCTCAACCTTCTTGGGCAT TGTTTAAAACTCGTTTAG
- the LOC136218951 gene encoding G-type lectin S-receptor-like serine/threonine-protein kinase At4g27290 isoform X3: MIAIAVMVAGVLLLGLSVASFVLCKRVKFQRNKKKVKIDNSQDDALELPLFDLATLVNATSNFSESNKIGEGGFGPVYKGILEEGQEIAVKRLSKSSRQGLKEFMNEVILIVKLQHRNLVKLLGCCIEADEKMLIYEFMPNKSLDGFLFDSTQNKLLDWAKRMNIINGVARGLIYLHQDSILRIIHRDLKASNVLLDKDLNPKISDFGMARCFGGNETQANTDKVVGTNGYMSPEYISYGIYSGKSDVFSFGVLVLEIICGMSNRGFCNKHNHLNLLGHAYILYNEGRHMELMDASLKESVNPSELLRLVHVSLLCVQQSPEDRPSMSCAVLMLSGENTLPRPKQPGFYIKKDSVEHKSSSNSDNKKCSTNQLTLSPLRAR, encoded by the exons ATGATTGCCATTGCTGTGATGGTTGCTGGAGTGCTGCTCCTAGGCCTGTCTGTGGCTTCATTTGTATTATGTAAAAGAG TGAAGTTccagagaaataaaaaaaaggttaagATAGACAATAGCCAAGATGATGCTTTAGAGTTGCCATTATTTGACTTGGCTACACTAGTTAATGCAACAAGTAATTTCTCAGAGAGCAATAAGATTGGTGAAGGTGGATTTGGACCTGTCTATAAG GGAATATTGGAGGAAGGGCAAGAAATAGCAGTGAAGAGGCTCTCAAAGAGTTCTAGACAAGGGCTTAAAGAGTTCATGAATGAAGTTATCCTAATTGTCAAACTTCAACATCGAAATCTAGTAAAGCTTCTAGGATGTTGCATTGAAGCAGATGAGAAGATGCTCATCTATGAATTCATGCCCAACAAAAGCTTGGATGGCTTCCTCTTTG ATTCAACACAGAACAAGTTACTTGATTGGGCTAAGCgcatgaacataattaatggtGTTGCTCGGGGGCTTATTTATTTACATCAAGACTCAATATTGCGAATTATCCATAGAGATCTGAAAGCTAGCAATGTTTTACTAGATAAGGATTTGAACCCCAAGATATCAGATTTTGGTATGGCTAGATGCTTTGGAGGAAATGAAACCCAAGCAAACACAGACAAAGTAGTAGGAACGAA TGGTTACATGTCCCCGGAATACATAAGCTATGGGATCTACTCTGGAAAATCCGATGTGTTTAGCTTCGGTGTTCTTGTTCTTGAGATCATATGTGGGATGAGTAACAGAGGATTCTGCAATAAACACAACCACCTCAACCTTCTTGGGCAT GCATATATCCTTTATAATGAAGGAAGACATATGGAATTGATGGATGCATCATTGAAAGAGTCAGTGAATCCATCTGAATTATTAAGATTAGTTCATGTTAGTCTGTTATGTGTACAACAAAGTCCAGAAGACAGACCAagtatgtcttgtgctgttttgATGCTAAGTGGAGAGAATACATTGCCTCGTCCTAAGCAGCCTGGATTTTACATTAAAAAGGATTCCGTTGAACATAAATCTTCATCCAATAGTGACAATAAAAAGTGTTCAACCAATCAGCTCACGTTGTCTCCATTAAGAGCTCGGTAG